The Streptomyces luteogriseus DNA segment GCGGGCCACGTTCGCGGCCAGGGACGGCCCGTCGTTCACGCAGAGGAAGCCCCGGCCGTTGCCAAGCCGGACGGTCCGGCGGCGAACCTTGCGGTACCGGACCTGCTCGGGCGCGGTGACGAGCTGGGCGCCCGCGAGCCCTACGACCTGGTCGACGGGCACGGGGACTCCGCCCCGGACGCGGCGCACGGTCCGCTGCTGGGTGACTCCTTGGGCGCGGGCGTACCGGCGCAGGATCCGCCCGGCCCACACGGCGGCCTCCGGGTGCAGCTCCACCCCGGCCGTCGCCGGGTCCAACCCCCAGTAGCCCCAGAACCGGCCCGGTCCGGCGCCCGGCTCCGACCAGGCGTCCGGCACCTGGTGCTGGTACTCCTTCGCGCTGAAGCTGCCGTGCTTGGTGAAGTACACGGCGAGCCGCCGGGGGTCGCGCATCCGCTCACCCTCGCGGAAGTCGACCGCCGTCCCGGCGAGCTGGTGGCGGCGCCGCTGCTCGAGGTCGGGGTGGTCGACGATGTCCGCCCACACGGCCGACAGCCAGTCCCGGTAGGTCAGTCCGTCCCCCACGGCGGGCCGGTAGCGGGTCGAGGTGAGCCGCCGGAGCTCCCCGGCGGTGCCTTCCGGCTCCGGCCCCCACAGGTGCAGGTGGGGCGCCCCACGGCGCTGAAACTCCAGCTTCCAGATGCCAGTGAAGGCGAAGCCCCACGCCCGCTCGAACCGCTTGCGGAACTGGTCCAGGTGGCGCTTGACCGCCTTGCCGGTTGGCGCCACGGCGAGCCAGTCGCCGGGGTAGGTCAGCGTGGTCATGGGCAGCCGGAGGCCCATCCGCAGAAGCGGTCCGTAGTCCAGCTCCGCAAGCCGACGCGTCATCCGGGCCCGGGACTTCCGGGACCACTCGGACACCACCCGCTCAGGCTCCGGATCTTCGGGCAGGTGCCCGT contains these protein-coding regions:
- a CDS encoding rolling circle replication-associated protein, whose translation is MSWPDVARRERTAERAQETARKRADEMARYLLEHGHLPEDPEPERVVSEWSRKSRARMTRRLAELDYGPLLRMGLRLPMTTLTYPGDWLAVAPTGKAVKRHLDQFRKRFERAWGFAFTGIWKLEFQRRGAPHLHLWGPEPEGTAGELRRLTSTRYRPAVGDGLTYRDWLSAVWADIVDHPDLEQRRRHQLAGTAVDFREGERMRDPRRLAVYFTKHGSFSAKEYQHQVPDAWSEPGAGPGRFWGYWGLDPATAGVELHPEAAVWAGRILRRYARAQGVTQQRTVRRVRGGVPVPVDQVVGLAGAQLVTAPEQVRYRKVRRRTVRLGNGRGFLCVNDGPSLAANVARALALLT